From Xenopus laevis strain J_2021 chromosome 7L, Xenopus_laevis_v10.1, whole genome shotgun sequence, one genomic window encodes:
- the LOC108695984 gene encoding trypsin, whose protein sequence is MKLLLICVLLGAAAAFDDDKIIGGSTCARNSVPYIVSLNAGYHFCGGSLLNNQWVVSAAHCYQSSVQVRLGEHNIALSEGTEQFINSAKVIRHPNYNSRTIDNDIMLIKLASPASLNSNVNAVALPSSCAAAGSSCLISGWGNTSTSGSNYPNLLQCLSAPILTTAQCTGAYPGQITNNMFCAGFLEGGKDSCQGDSGGPVVCNGQLQGIVSWGIGCAQRNYPGVYTKVCNYNSWIQSTIAAN, encoded by the exons ATGAAACTTCTTCTGATCTGTGTGCTCCTGGGAGCAGCGG CTGCCTTTGATGATGACAAGATCATTGGAGGTTCCACCTGCGCCAGGAACTCAGTCCCCTACATCGTCTCCCTAAACGCTGGCTACCATTTCTGTGGGGGGTCTCTGCTCAATAACCAGTGGGTTGTGTCTGCTGCTCACTGTTACCAATC GAGCGTCCAGGTCAGGCTTGGGGAACACAACATCGCCCTAAGTGAAGGAACAGAACAATTCATCAACTCTGCCAAGGTCATCAGACACCCCAACTACAACTCCAGGACCATCGACAATGACATCATGTTGATCAAACTTGCCTCTCCTGCCTCCCTTAACTCCAATGTGAATGCTGTGGCTCTGCCTTCTAGTTGTGCCGCCGCTGGTTCCAGCTGCCTGATCTCTGGCTGGGGCAACACTTCCACCAGTGGCT ccaATTACCCCAACCTCCTGCAGTGCTTGAGTGCCCCCATCCTGACTACCGCCCAATGTACAGGTGCCTACCCCGGTCAGATCACCAACAACATGTTCTGCGCTGGATTCTTGGAGGGTGGCAAGGACTCCTGCCAG GGTGACTCTGGTGGCCCCGTGGTGTGCAATGGACAGCTCCAGGGTATTGTGTCTTGGGGAATTGGATGTGCCCAGAGGAACTATCCTGGTGTCTACACCAAGGTCTGCAACTACAACTCCTGGATCCAGAGCACCATTGCTGCCAACTAA
- the LOC108695981 gene encoding trypsin, translating into MLIKLASPASLNSNVNAVALPSSCAAAGSSCLISGWGNISTTTSNYPDLLQCLSAPILTTAQCSGAYPGQITNNMFCAGFLEGGKDSCQGDSGGPVVCNGQLQGIVSWGIGCAQRNYPGVYTKVCNYNSWIQSTIAAN; encoded by the exons ATGTTGATCAAACTTGCCTCTCCTGCCTCCCTTAACTCCAATGTGAATGCTGTGGCTCTGCCTTCTAGTTGTGCCGCCGCTGGTTCCAGCTGCCTGATCTCTGGCTGGGGGAACATTTCCACCACTACCT ccaaTTACCCCGACCTTCTGCAGTGCTTGAGTGCCCCCATCCTGACTACCGCCCAGTGTTCCGGTGCCTACCCCGGGCAGATCACCAACAACATGTTCTGTGCCGGATTCTTGGAGGGTGGCAAGGACTCCTGCCAG GGTGATTCTGGTGGCCCCGTGGTGTGCAATGGACAGCTCCAGGGTATTGTGTCTTGGGGAATCGGTTGTGCCCAGAGGAACTATCCTGGTGTCTACACCAAGGTCTGCAACTACAACTCCTGGATCCAGAGCACCATTGCTGCCAACTAA